A region from the Zonotrichia leucophrys gambelii isolate GWCS_2022_RI chromosome Z, RI_Zleu_2.0, whole genome shotgun sequence genome encodes:
- the GFM2 gene encoding ribosome-releasing factor 2, mitochondrial isoform X1 — protein MLRIMGKFSVNALKSSILCNKYMYFRNTKPRVMGVTQRSCSLRNYSSPPGDVKSLHSVINPHISRIRNIGIMAHIDAGKTTTTERMLYYSGYIRTLGDVDDGDTVTDFMAQERERGITIQSAAVTFDWKDYRINLIDTPGHVDFTVEVERCLRVLDGAVAVFDASAGVEAQTLTVWRQADKHQIPRICFLNKMDKNRASFTYAVESIKQKLKTKPLLLQLPIGEAKTFRGLVDVVTKERIIWKPTSDVNDGKNFERKLLLETDDPNLFQEVQDARNTLIEQVADLDDEFAELVLGENSENFDLIPADKLQSAIRRITLAQKAVPVLCGSALKNKGVQPLLDAITLYLPAPNERSYEFLQWYKDDLCALAFKVLHDKCRGPLVFVRVYSGSLKPQSAVYNINKSCTERMSRLLLPFADQQIEIPSLMPGNIALTVGLKQSATGDTIVSSKASAVAAARRAGRDAGEKKRSGSGVDSLLLAGVEVPEPVFFCTIEPPSMARQQDLDNALSCLQREDPSLKVKPDPDTGQTILCGMGELHIEIIHDRIKREYGIETYLGPLQIAYRETILNAAQATDILDKTVGDKRHCVTAEIEVRPTSGEGAATKPIISYAENVSEVLPKELQGAIENGITNSCIQGPLLGFPVQDIDVTVQSLTVHPDTSHTMVSACVSRCLQKALKKAGIQILEPLMNLEITVSEDYLSAALADLAQRRGNIQEIQSRQDNRVVIAAVPLAEMMGYSTVLRSLTSGSATFTLELASYQALSSQEQSALLQRRMGLV, from the exons ATGTTGAGAATTATGGGAAAATTTTCAGTGAATGCATTGAAGTCATCAATTTTGTGCAATAAG tacatgtatttcagaaatacaaaaccGAGAGTCATGGGTGTGACACAGCGAAGCTGCAGTCTGAGAAACTACAGTTCTCCACCAG gagATGTTAAGTCTCTGCATTCTGTCATTAATCCTCATATATCCAG GATCCGAAATATTGGCATTATGGCCCACATTGATGCAGGCAAAACTACAACAACAGAGAGAATGCTGTATTATTCTGGATATATAAGAACACTTGGAG ATGTTGATGATGGAGACACAGTGACAGATTTTATGGCACAAGAGCGAGAACGTGGTATTACCATTCAGTCTGCTGCTGTTACATTTGATTGGAAGGACTACAGAATCAATCTGATTGACACCCCAG GCCATGTGGACTTTACAGTGGAAGTTGAGCGTTGTTTGAGAGTCCTAGATGGAGCAGTAGCAGTATTTGATGCTTCAGCTGGTGTTGAG GCACAAACTCTGACAGTCTGGAGACAAGCGGACAAACACCAGATACCACgaatttgctttttaaacaaGATGGACAAAAACAGGGCAAG ttttacATATGCTGTTGAGAGCATCAAACAAAAGTTGAAGACAAAACCTTTACTGTTACAG TTGCCTATTGGGGAAGCCAAGACCTTCAGAGGACTGGTTGATGTTGTGACTAAGGAGCGAATAATTTGGAAACCTACTTCTGATGTGAATGATGGAAAAAATTTTGAGCGAAAACTGCTGCTAGAGACTGATGATCCAAACCTGTTCCAAGAGGTCCAGGATGCAAGAAATACCTTAATAGAACAA GTTGCAGATCTGGATGATGAATTTGCTGAACTGGTTCTAGGAGAAAATAGTGAAAATTTTGACTTAATACCAGCTGACAAG ctgcagtcTGCTATCCGCAGAATCACGCTGGCTCAGaaggctgtccctgtgctctgtggcaGTGCGCTGAAGAACAAAGGGGTGCAGCCATTACTGGATGCTATTACTTTGTACCTGCCTGCACCTAATGAGCGTTCATATGAGTTTCT acaGTGGTACAAGGATGACCTGTGTGCCCTGGCATTCAAAGTTCTTCATGATAAATGTCGTGGACCACTAGTTTTTGTTCGTGTTTACTCAGGTTCATTGAAACCTCAGTCAGCTGTATATAATATTAACAAAAGTTGCAC agagagaatgagccggctgctcctgccttttgCTGATCAGCAGATAGAAATACCATCACTAATGCCTGGCAACATTGCTCTGACTGTTGGGTTGAAACAG AGTGCCACTGGAGATACCATAGTGTCATCAAAGGCTTCAGCTGTTGCTGCAGCACGCCGAGCTGGAAGGGATGCTGGGGAAAAGAAGAGGTCTGGTAGTGGTGTAGACAGTCTTCTGCTGGCAGGTGTTGAGGTCCCTGAGCCTGTCTTCTTCTGTACCATTGAACCGCCCTCAATGGCCAGACAACAAG ACTTGGATAATGCATTGAGCTGCCTTCAGCGTGAAGATCCAAGTTTAAAAGTGAAGCCAGATCCTGACACGGGACAA ACTATCCTCTGTGGCATGGGAGAGCTACACATAGAAATTATTCATGACCGAATCAAACGTGAATATGGAATTGAGACTTACTTGGGCCCTCTTCAAATAGCATACCGAGAAACCATCTTAAATGCTGCCCAAGCTACAG ATATATTGGACAAAACAGTAGGTGATAAACGACACTGTGTAACTGCAGAGATAGAGGTGAGGCCCACGTCAGGAGAAGGGGCAGCAACAAAACCCATCATCAGCTATGCTGAGAATGTCAGTGAAGTACTGCCCAAAGAACTCCAAGGAGCTATAGAAAATGGAATCACAAATTCATGCATTCAAG GACCTTTGCTTGGATTCCCAGTTCAAGATATAGATGTGACAGTGCAGTCACTGACAGTGCACCCAGACACGTCGCACACAATGGTATCAGCCTGTGTCTCCCGTTGCTTGCAAAAG GCTTTGAAAAAAGCTGGTATACAAATACTGGAGCCCCTGATGAACCTAGAAATCACAGTAAGTGAAGATTATCTCAGTGCAGCACTTGCTGATCTTGCACAGCGGAGAGGTAATATTCAGGAAATCCAGTCTCGTCAAGACAACAGAGTTGTGATCGCTGCTGTTCCACTAGCAGAAATGATG GGCTACTCAACAGTTTTGCGTTCTCTAACATCGGGCTCAGCAACCTTCACTTTGGAGCTTGCCAGTTATCAAGCCCTGAGCAGTCAAGAGCAAAGTGCACTTCTTCAGAGGAGGATGGGGTTGGTGTGA
- the GFM2 gene encoding ribosome-releasing factor 2, mitochondrial isoform X2: MLRIMGKFSVNALKSSILCNKYMYFRNTKPRVMGVTQRSCSLRNYSSPPGDVKSLHSVINPHISRIRNIGIMAHIDAGKTTTTERMLYYSGYIRTLGDVDDGDTVTDFMAQERERGITIQSAAVTFDWKDYRINLIDTPGHVDFTVEVERCLRVLDGAVAVFDASAGVEAQTLTVWRQADKHQIPRICFLNKMDKNRASFTYAVESIKQKLKTKPLLLQVADLDDEFAELVLGENSENFDLIPADKLQSAIRRITLAQKAVPVLCGSALKNKGVQPLLDAITLYLPAPNERSYEFLQWYKDDLCALAFKVLHDKCRGPLVFVRVYSGSLKPQSAVYNINKSCTERMSRLLLPFADQQIEIPSLMPGNIALTVGLKQSATGDTIVSSKASAVAAARRAGRDAGEKKRSGSGVDSLLLAGVEVPEPVFFCTIEPPSMARQQDLDNALSCLQREDPSLKVKPDPDTGQTILCGMGELHIEIIHDRIKREYGIETYLGPLQIAYRETILNAAQATDILDKTVGDKRHCVTAEIEVRPTSGEGAATKPIISYAENVSEVLPKELQGAIENGITNSCIQGPLLGFPVQDIDVTVQSLTVHPDTSHTMVSACVSRCLQKALKKAGIQILEPLMNLEITVSEDYLSAALADLAQRRGNIQEIQSRQDNRVVIAAVPLAEMMGYSTVLRSLTSGSATFTLELASYQALSSQEQSALLQRRMGLV, encoded by the exons ATGTTGAGAATTATGGGAAAATTTTCAGTGAATGCATTGAAGTCATCAATTTTGTGCAATAAG tacatgtatttcagaaatacaaaaccGAGAGTCATGGGTGTGACACAGCGAAGCTGCAGTCTGAGAAACTACAGTTCTCCACCAG gagATGTTAAGTCTCTGCATTCTGTCATTAATCCTCATATATCCAG GATCCGAAATATTGGCATTATGGCCCACATTGATGCAGGCAAAACTACAACAACAGAGAGAATGCTGTATTATTCTGGATATATAAGAACACTTGGAG ATGTTGATGATGGAGACACAGTGACAGATTTTATGGCACAAGAGCGAGAACGTGGTATTACCATTCAGTCTGCTGCTGTTACATTTGATTGGAAGGACTACAGAATCAATCTGATTGACACCCCAG GCCATGTGGACTTTACAGTGGAAGTTGAGCGTTGTTTGAGAGTCCTAGATGGAGCAGTAGCAGTATTTGATGCTTCAGCTGGTGTTGAG GCACAAACTCTGACAGTCTGGAGACAAGCGGACAAACACCAGATACCACgaatttgctttttaaacaaGATGGACAAAAACAGGGCAAG ttttacATATGCTGTTGAGAGCATCAAACAAAAGTTGAAGACAAAACCTTTACTGTTACAG GTTGCAGATCTGGATGATGAATTTGCTGAACTGGTTCTAGGAGAAAATAGTGAAAATTTTGACTTAATACCAGCTGACAAG ctgcagtcTGCTATCCGCAGAATCACGCTGGCTCAGaaggctgtccctgtgctctgtggcaGTGCGCTGAAGAACAAAGGGGTGCAGCCATTACTGGATGCTATTACTTTGTACCTGCCTGCACCTAATGAGCGTTCATATGAGTTTCT acaGTGGTACAAGGATGACCTGTGTGCCCTGGCATTCAAAGTTCTTCATGATAAATGTCGTGGACCACTAGTTTTTGTTCGTGTTTACTCAGGTTCATTGAAACCTCAGTCAGCTGTATATAATATTAACAAAAGTTGCAC agagagaatgagccggctgctcctgccttttgCTGATCAGCAGATAGAAATACCATCACTAATGCCTGGCAACATTGCTCTGACTGTTGGGTTGAAACAG AGTGCCACTGGAGATACCATAGTGTCATCAAAGGCTTCAGCTGTTGCTGCAGCACGCCGAGCTGGAAGGGATGCTGGGGAAAAGAAGAGGTCTGGTAGTGGTGTAGACAGTCTTCTGCTGGCAGGTGTTGAGGTCCCTGAGCCTGTCTTCTTCTGTACCATTGAACCGCCCTCAATGGCCAGACAACAAG ACTTGGATAATGCATTGAGCTGCCTTCAGCGTGAAGATCCAAGTTTAAAAGTGAAGCCAGATCCTGACACGGGACAA ACTATCCTCTGTGGCATGGGAGAGCTACACATAGAAATTATTCATGACCGAATCAAACGTGAATATGGAATTGAGACTTACTTGGGCCCTCTTCAAATAGCATACCGAGAAACCATCTTAAATGCTGCCCAAGCTACAG ATATATTGGACAAAACAGTAGGTGATAAACGACACTGTGTAACTGCAGAGATAGAGGTGAGGCCCACGTCAGGAGAAGGGGCAGCAACAAAACCCATCATCAGCTATGCTGAGAATGTCAGTGAAGTACTGCCCAAAGAACTCCAAGGAGCTATAGAAAATGGAATCACAAATTCATGCATTCAAG GACCTTTGCTTGGATTCCCAGTTCAAGATATAGATGTGACAGTGCAGTCACTGACAGTGCACCCAGACACGTCGCACACAATGGTATCAGCCTGTGTCTCCCGTTGCTTGCAAAAG GCTTTGAAAAAAGCTGGTATACAAATACTGGAGCCCCTGATGAACCTAGAAATCACAGTAAGTGAAGATTATCTCAGTGCAGCACTTGCTGATCTTGCACAGCGGAGAGGTAATATTCAGGAAATCCAGTCTCGTCAAGACAACAGAGTTGTGATCGCTGCTGTTCCACTAGCAGAAATGATG GGCTACTCAACAGTTTTGCGTTCTCTAACATCGGGCTCAGCAACCTTCACTTTGGAGCTTGCCAGTTATCAAGCCCTGAGCAGTCAAGAGCAAAGTGCACTTCTTCAGAGGAGGATGGGGTTGGTGTGA
- the HEXB gene encoding beta-hexosaminidase subunit beta → MGRAMGLAGLLLGLVVVPAVLVSTSLRHGVPRNEAELEPSGWELAADAVPEDSLWPLPQWVRTYPRQLQLAPSRFQLVHGAGSSAGPSCGLLQDAFRRYYEYIFGHSRRRTWGRRPLAARAEPELFQLQVVIEAGDPGCDRHPQLASSEAYHLTVTEPVAILKAPEVWGALRGLETFSQLVHEDDYGSFLVNESEINDFPRFAHRGVLLDTSRHYLPLKSILTNLDAMAFNKFNVLHWHIVDDQSFPYQSIYFPELSDKGAYSSNLIYTPTDVRLVIEYARLRGIRVIPEFDTPGHTQSWGKGQKDLLTPCYNGGQPTGSFGPVNPVWNTTYDFMTKFFKEISSVFPDEFIHLGGDEVDFSCWKSNPEVKEFMKKQGFGIDYAKLESYYVQNILDIVSSYKKGQMVWQEVFDHKAQLKPDTVVQVWMANNYARELSKVTGAGFTAVLSAPWYLDYISYGQDWKKYYSVEPLNFPGSEEQKKLLIGGEACLWGEFVDATNLTPRLWPRASAVGERLWSSSNVTNLQDAYNRLTNHRCRMLRRGIAAEPVFVGYCAHEARGP, encoded by the exons ATGGGCAGAGCCatggggctggctgggctgctgctggggctcgTCGTGGTTCCCGCCGTGCTGGTGAGCACCAGCCTGCGCCACGGCGTCCCGCGGAACGAGGCCGAGCTGGAGCCGTCCGGCTGGGAGCTGGCGGCAGACGCCGTCCCCGAGGACTCGCTGTGGCCGCTGCCGCAGTGGGTCCGCACGTATCCTCGCCAGCTGCAACTAGCGCCCAGCCGCTTCCAGCTGGTGCATGGCGCCGGCTCCTCGGCGGGACCGAGCTGCGGGCTGCTGCAGGACGCCTTCCGTAG GTACTATGAGTACATATTCGGGCATTCCCGGCGGCGGACGTGGGGCCGCAGGCCGCTGGCTGCCCGAGCGGAGCCCgagctgttccagctgcaggtggTGATCGAGGCGGGGGACCCTGGCTGTGACAGGCACCCGCAGCTCGCCTCCAGCGAGGCCT atCATTTAACTGTAACTGAACCTGTGGCTATACTGAAAGCTCCTGAGGTATGGGGTGCTTTAAGAG GTTTGGAAACCTTCAGCCAGTTGGTTCATGAAGATGACTATGGAAGT TTTCTTGTCAATGAATCTGAAATCAATGACTTCCCAAGATTTGCTCATAGAGGAGTCCTATTAGATACTTCAAGGCATTATTTACCATTGAAATCTATTCTTACAAACCTG GATGCCATGGCTTTTAATAAGTTCAATGTTCTCCACTGGCATATAGTAGATGATCAGTCCTTCCCTTACCAGAGCATTTATTTCCCTGAATTAAGTGATAAG GGGGCATACTCCTCTAATCTCATCTATACTCCTACTGATGTCCGTCTGGTGATTGAGTATGCCCGGTTAAGAGGCATCAGAGTTATCCCGGAGTTTGATACACCAGGACACACACAGTCTTGGGGAAAAG GTCAAAAAGATCTTCTCACTCCTTGTTACAATGGAGGACAGCCAACTGGGTCCTTTGGACCTGTAAATCCTGTTTGGAATACAACTTATGACTTCATGACTAAGTTCTTTAAGGAGATCAGCAGTGTATTTCCAGATGAATTCATTCATTTGGGAGGAGATGAAGTGGACTTCAGTTGTTG GAAATCTAACCCTGAGGTGAAAGAGTTCATGAAGAAGCAAGGTTTTGGCATTGACTATGCTAAACTGGAATCTTACTATGTTCAGAA CATTTTGGACATTGTTTCCTCCTACAAAAAAGGACAAATGGTCTGGCAAGAAGTCTTTGATCACAAAGCACAA CTGAAACCGGACACCGTAGTTCAAGTGTGGATGGCAAATAACTACGCTCGTGAACTGAGTAAGGTCACAGGAGCTGGGTTCACTGCTGTTCTGTCAGCACCGTGGTACTTAGACTACATTAGTTATGGACAAGACTGGAAGAAATACTACAGTGTTGAACCACTTAACTTCCCTG GATCTGAAGAACAGAAGAAACTTTTAATAGGTGGAGAAGCTTGCCTGTGGGGAGAATTCGTGGATGCAACTAACCTGACACCAAGATTGTG GCCTCGAGCAAGTGCTGTTGGGGAAAgactctggagcagcagcaatgtgACCAACTTGCAGGATGCCTACAACAGGCTAACTAATCACCGATGCCGCATGCTCCG CCGTGGCATAGCGGCCGAACCGGTGTTTGTTGGATACTGTGCCCACGAAGCAAGAGGGCCATAA